Proteins from a single region of Streptomyces spinoverrucosus:
- a CDS encoding GMC family oxidoreductase has translation MPDTTHTYDYVVVGGGTAGSVIASRLTENPDVTVAVIEGGPSDVDREDVLTLRRWMGLLGGELDYDYPTVEQPRGNSHIRHSRARVLGGCSSHNTLIAFKPLPSDWDEWEAAGAKGWGAVQMEAYYARLLNNIVPVDEKDRNAIARDFVDAAQAALGVPRVEGFNRKPFTEGVGFFDLAYHPENNKRSSASVAYLHPVMDERPNLTLLLETWAYRLELNGTRAEGVHVRTKDGEEILVRARNEVVLCAGAVDSPRLLLHSGIGPKEDLAKLGIPVVHDLPGVGENLLDHPESVIVWETHGPIPENSAMDSDAGLFVRRDPEHAGPDLMFHFYQIPFTDNPERLGYERPSYGVSMTPNIPKPKSRGRLYLKSADPNEKPALDFRYFTDEDDYDGRTLVDGIRIAREIAKSEPLAGWLKREVCPGPDITDDEALGEYARKVAHTVYHPAGTCRMGAATDGMAVVDPELRIRGLDGIRIADASVFPTMTAVNPMIGVLMVGERAVELIGGGA, from the coding sequence ATGCCCGACACCACCCATACCTACGACTACGTCGTCGTCGGCGGTGGCACCGCCGGCTCGGTCATCGCCTCCCGCCTCACCGAGAACCCCGACGTCACCGTCGCCGTCATCGAGGGCGGCCCCAGCGACGTGGACCGCGAGGACGTCCTCACCCTGCGCCGCTGGATGGGCCTGCTCGGCGGCGAACTCGACTACGACTACCCGACGGTGGAACAGCCCCGCGGCAACTCCCACATCCGGCACAGCCGCGCCCGCGTCCTCGGCGGCTGCTCGTCCCACAACACCCTCATCGCCTTCAAGCCGCTGCCGTCCGACTGGGACGAGTGGGAGGCGGCGGGCGCCAAGGGCTGGGGGGCGGTGCAGATGGAGGCGTACTACGCCCGGCTGCTGAACAACATCGTCCCGGTCGACGAGAAGGACCGGAACGCCATCGCCCGCGACTTCGTCGACGCCGCCCAGGCCGCGCTGGGCGTGCCCCGCGTGGAGGGCTTCAACAGGAAGCCCTTCACCGAGGGCGTCGGCTTCTTCGACCTCGCCTACCACCCCGAGAACAACAAGCGGTCCTCGGCCTCCGTGGCGTACCTCCACCCGGTGATGGACGAGCGGCCCAACCTGACGCTCCTGCTGGAGACCTGGGCGTACCGGCTGGAGCTGAACGGCACCCGCGCCGAGGGCGTCCACGTGCGCACCAAGGACGGCGAGGAGATCCTCGTCCGCGCCCGGAACGAGGTCGTGCTGTGCGCGGGCGCCGTCGACTCCCCGCGCCTGCTGCTGCACTCCGGCATCGGTCCGAAGGAGGATCTCGCCAAGCTCGGCATACCGGTGGTCCACGACCTGCCGGGCGTCGGTGAGAACCTGCTCGACCACCCCGAGTCGGTGATCGTCTGGGAGACCCACGGCCCCATCCCGGAGAACTCCGCGATGGACTCCGACGCCGGGCTGTTCGTGCGCCGCGACCCCGAACACGCGGGCCCCGACCTGATGTTCCACTTCTACCAGATCCCGTTCACGGACAACCCGGAGCGCCTGGGCTACGAGCGGCCCTCGTACGGCGTCTCGATGACCCCGAACATCCCCAAGCCGAAGAGCCGGGGGCGGCTCTACCTGAAGAGCGCCGACCCGAACGAGAAGCCCGCCCTGGACTTCCGCTACTTCACCGACGAGGACGACTACGACGGCCGCACCCTCGTCGACGGCATCCGCATCGCCCGTGAGATCGCCAAGTCCGAGCCGCTGGCGGGCTGGTTGAAGCGGGAGGTGTGCCCCGGCCCGGACATCACCGACGACGAGGCGCTCGGCGAGTACGCCCGCAAGGTCGCGCACACCGTGTACCACCCGGCGGGGACGTGCCGGATGGGCGCCGCCACCGACGGCATGGCCGTGGTCGACCCCGAGTTGCGGATCCGTGGCCTGGACGGCATCCGGATCGCCGACGCGTCCGTGTTCCCGACGATGACCGCCGTGAACCCGATGATCGGGGTGCTGATGGTCGGGGAACGGGCCGTTGAGCTGATCGGGGGTGGTGCGTGA